The Macadamia integrifolia cultivar HAES 741 unplaced genomic scaffold, SCU_Mint_v3 scaffold188, whole genome shotgun sequence genome contains a region encoding:
- the LOC122065109 gene encoding uncharacterized protein LOC122065109 (The sequence of the model RefSeq protein was modified relative to this genomic sequence to represent the inferred CDS: added 18 bases not found in genome assembly) produces the protein MENHQEANGWKSVPQFGGWDQKSVNATNYSVVFNQARANRKQNKDRPFSAGNEEDLIARHDRHDRHDRHDHHDHHRLRKDPVVRKKKTSNYFNCCLWA, from the exons GCAAATGGTTGGAAGTCTGTCCCTCAATTTGGAGGGTGGGATCAAAAGAGCGTCAACGCTACCAATTACTCAGTTGTTTTTAATCAAGCTCGCGCTAATAGGAAGCAGAACAAAGACCGTCCATTCAGCGCTGGAAATGAGGAAGATCTGATAGCACGTCACGATCGTCATGATCGACATGATCGTCATGATCATCATGACCATCATCGTCTTCGAAAAGACCCAGTTGTG aggaaaaagaagacgTCCAACTATTTTAATTGCTGTTTATGGGCTTGA